Proteins found in one Bombus terrestris chromosome 1, iyBomTerr1.2, whole genome shotgun sequence genomic segment:
- the LOC105666091 gene encoding proline-rich receptor-like protein kinase PERK2 isoform X3, which translates to MLRSKMAITLLCVLLIGHHVQAVVNKAQPQVLANKEEEKSNEIKANERISNYGPPADDYGPPIGSNIKGPAPVYGPPELVGDQGPTPIYPPPPPDIPPPVYGPPLSSYGPPRIIKPLHVPPKQSFGPPLSPLPSKLSFGSLKLHYGPPKQHYGPPYSFASFRPPKLQYGPPLKFTSSVSNQYIAVGSSSLGPTKPAHGPAIPVSLDTYGAPPQKLAVQFTSQPNDNYGPPPPPSLPVVPEAQYGPPAGDLYRPPPPIPPPGVPAPPTPPDIKYDGWQPIAGLTNQHGQPANTYGPPSDEHRILDGHSVGVHIGQTTSNVIENPNVPNDSYGVPIHNPEAQDLKTSVKSNSNDNKGLPPPPLPEYEPFHNENPPKKEHPQTGGGHDCGFEQTTGTQYSFEDLGSHALNVGSHGSSFGAALSTGLNQNSLFKEGSLSNGFSGLDITQSIGQLSLENIEQPKTNLKDSYGSSIGVSYATSENTDNVLSSDHSQSAEVTNVLSAPPAIQSQESFSSNAHFQQENSGIKAEALTASLNEQGYSHAKNLASNEVDASQFLNTHEGSEALSLAKGLTANGADGFEVQGSKGTYTLQIQAADGGLGTENSDGSIRHDQVLSNGLLQDILAAIEQPEQGQIQVQGHPEAQQLQHVFSDLPQAGNIEVPKGHYITVAENNQRKDSDELGGQADDRSEAEFNKGESTKKEAVALFFNNQYGDSRKEIRSVAKNENVATVLSNDGKIVSGTKSS; encoded by the exons ATGCTTCGAAGCAAG ATGGCAATTACGCTGCTCTGCGTTCTGCTGATCGGACACCACGTCCAGGCAGTGGTTAACAAGGCGCAACCCCAAGTGCTTGCTAACAAGGAAGAAGAGAAATCGAACGAAATTAAGGCTAACGAAAGGATAAGCAATTATGGTCCACCTGCTGACGACTATGGACCACCGATCGGATCAAATATTAAAGGACCAGCACCGGTTTACGGCCCACCGGAACTAGTAGGTGATCAAGGGCCAACACCTATATATCCGCCACCACCGCCAGACATTCCACCACCTGTCTACGGACCACCATTATCTTCATATGGACCGCCACGAATTATTAAACCGCTTCATGTTCCACCGAAACAAAGTTTCGGCCCTCCTTTGTCTCCGTTGCCTTCGAAGCTGAGTTTTGGCTCGCTGAAACTTCATTACGGGCCACCGAAGCAACATTATGGACCACCGTATTCATTCGCTTCGTTTAGGCCACCGAAACTTCAATACGGTCCGCCATTGAAATTCACGTCCTCTGTGTCTAATCAATACATAGCCGTGGGATCTTCGAGTCTTGGGCCAACGAAACCGGCACACGGACCTGCCATTCCCGTATCTCTCGATACCTATGGCGCGCCTCCGCAAAAACTTGCTGTTCAATTTACTTCTCAACCGAATGACAACTACGGACCACCTCCTCCACCATCGCTTCCGGTGGTGCCCGAGGCACAGTATGGACCACCTGCTGGTGATCTGTATAGGCCACCTCCACCAATTCCTCCACCAGGAGTGCCAGCACCACCTACACCGCCCGATATAAAGTACGACGGCTGGCAACCTATTGCTGGATTGACCAATCAACATGGACAACCTGCGAACACTTACGGACCTCCATCCGATGAGCACAGGATTCTGGATGGCCATTCCGTGGGTGTGCACATTGGACAGACTACGAGCAACGTTATCGAGAATCCAAATGTACCAAATGATTCTTATGGAGTTCCAATTCACAATCCTGAGGCTCAAGACTTGAAAACCTCGGTGAAGTCTAATTCTAACGATAATAAAGGCTTACCACCGCCACCACTACCGGAATACGAACCATTCCACAACGAAAACCCACCAAAGAAGGAACATCCTCAAACAG GTGGTGGACATGATTGCGGTTTCGAACAGACGACTGGTACGCAGTATAGCTTTGAGGATCTCGGAAGCCACGCGTTAAACGTCGGCTCTCATGGCTCAAGTTTCGGGGCCGCTCTTTCCACTGGTCTCAATCAGAATTCGCTGTTTAAGGAGGGTTCCTTGTCAAACGGTTTTAGTGGGTTGGATATCACGCAGTCGATAGGTCAGCTAAGCCTAGAAAACATAGAGCAACCGAAAACCAACCTGAAGGACAGCTACGGCAGTTCGATAGGCGTGAGCTATGCCACTTCTGAAAACACGGACAACGTTTTGTCCAGCGACCACAGTCAATCGGCTGAAGTCACGAACGTACTTTCGGCGCCACCCGCTATACAATCTCAAGAGTCGTTCTCCTCGAACGCTCATTTCCAACAGGAGAACAGCGGGATAAAAGCTGAAGCGTTAACCGCGAGCTTGAACGAGCAAGGATACAGCCATGCAAAGAACCTAGCCTCGAACGAAGTGGACGCTAGTCAATTTCTGAATACCCACGAAGGCAGCGAAGCTCTGTCCCTGGCGAAGGGACTGACGGCCAATGGAGCCGACGGTTTCGAAGTTCAAGGTTCCAAGGGAACGTACACGTTGCAAATCCAAGCTGCTGATGGAGGATTAGGAACGGAGAATTCGGATGGTAGTATCAGGCATGATCAGGTGCTGTCTAATGGGCTCTTGCAGGATATCCTCGCGGCTATCGAACAGCCTGAACAAGGGCAGATACAAGTTCAAGGTCATCCGGAAGCACAGCAATTACAGCACGTGTTCAGCGATTTACCACAGGCTGGAAACATCGAAGTTCCTAAAGGACATTACATCACGGTAGCAGAGAACAATCAAAGGAAAGATTCTGATGAATTAGGTGGACAAGCTGACGATAGGAGCGAAGCCGAATTTAATAAAGGAGAGTCCACGAAAAAGGAGGCTGTCGCTCTTTTCTTCAACAATCAATACGGTGACTCGAGGAAAGAGATAAGGTCGGTGGCGAAAAACGAGAACGTGGCAACTGTTCTTTCGAACGATGGGAAGATTGTTAGCGGGACAAAGTCCTCTTAA
- the LOC105666091 gene encoding proline-rich extensin-like protein EPR1 isoform X1, protein MLRSKMAITLLCVLLIGHHVQAVVNKAQPQVLANKEEEKSNEIKANERISNYGPPADDYGPPIGSNIKGPAPVYGPPELVGDQGPTPIYPPPPPDIPPPVYGPPLSSYGPPRIIKPLHVPPKQSFGPPLSPLPSKLSFGSLKLHYGPPKQHYGPPYSFASFRPPKLQYGPPLKFTSSVSNQYIAVGSSSLGPTKPAHGPAIPVSLDTYGAPPQKLAVQFTSQPNDNYGPPPPPSLPVVPEAQYGPPAGDLYRPPPPIPPPGVPAPPTPPDIKYDGWQPIAGLTNQHGQPANTYGPPSDEHRILDGHSVGVHIGQTTSNVIENPNVPNDSYGVPIHNPEAQDLKTSVKSNSNDNKGLPPPPLPEYEPFHNENPPKKEHPQTGVHGQLNLQYEVPKVEPLSIVKTVGFELLPTNPSVTSDHSAGLPTLKLPVLDTGSHLNHGSGDSHAFHNLGNDLSLSQISVNGLSNNYGPPLSSISFGKLNSIESGIPLPPPPVLDSYGAPPPSSYSPNGPYPAAEAGRASSFASFALHGSSLFKQNLHYHRPHGSFRHPLPLPGTLIPPRNREPIKFKESVPSGLLTNLNRYLPPLRHVELAKAPKTYLPPLSFEQQLPALHAPVAFNKLPSVSLNSPIAAPNAQYGTPLSFSNFNTPAPVLTYGAPNFGPASSFVSTSTGFGNNLYDSISNTITTTYGTPVVNLPLSTGGGHDCGFEQTTGTQYSFEDLGSHALNVGSHGSSFGAALSTGLNQNSLFKEGSLSNGFSGLDITQSIGQLSLENIEQPKTNLKDSYGSSIGVSYATSENTDNVLSSDHSQSAEVTNVLSAPPAIQSQESFSSNAHFQQENSGIKAEALTASLNEQGYSHAKNLASNEVDASQFLNTHEGSEALSLAKGLTANGADGFEVQGSKGTYTLQIQAADGGLGTENSDGSIRHDQVLSNGLLQDILAAIEQPEQGQIQVQGHPEAQQLQHVFSDLPQAGNIEVPKGHYITVAENNQRKDSDELGGQADDRSEAEFNKGESTKKEAVALFFNNQYGDSRKEIRSVAKNENVATVLSNDGKIVSGTKSS, encoded by the exons ATGCTTCGAAGCAAG ATGGCAATTACGCTGCTCTGCGTTCTGCTGATCGGACACCACGTCCAGGCAGTGGTTAACAAGGCGCAACCCCAAGTGCTTGCTAACAAGGAAGAAGAGAAATCGAACGAAATTAAGGCTAACGAAAGGATAAGCAATTATGGTCCACCTGCTGACGACTATGGACCACCGATCGGATCAAATATTAAAGGACCAGCACCGGTTTACGGCCCACCGGAACTAGTAGGTGATCAAGGGCCAACACCTATATATCCGCCACCACCGCCAGACATTCCACCACCTGTCTACGGACCACCATTATCTTCATATGGACCGCCACGAATTATTAAACCGCTTCATGTTCCACCGAAACAAAGTTTCGGCCCTCCTTTGTCTCCGTTGCCTTCGAAGCTGAGTTTTGGCTCGCTGAAACTTCATTACGGGCCACCGAAGCAACATTATGGACCACCGTATTCATTCGCTTCGTTTAGGCCACCGAAACTTCAATACGGTCCGCCATTGAAATTCACGTCCTCTGTGTCTAATCAATACATAGCCGTGGGATCTTCGAGTCTTGGGCCAACGAAACCGGCACACGGACCTGCCATTCCCGTATCTCTCGATACCTATGGCGCGCCTCCGCAAAAACTTGCTGTTCAATTTACTTCTCAACCGAATGACAACTACGGACCACCTCCTCCACCATCGCTTCCGGTGGTGCCCGAGGCACAGTATGGACCACCTGCTGGTGATCTGTATAGGCCACCTCCACCAATTCCTCCACCAGGAGTGCCAGCACCACCTACACCGCCCGATATAAAGTACGACGGCTGGCAACCTATTGCTGGATTGACCAATCAACATGGACAACCTGCGAACACTTACGGACCTCCATCCGATGAGCACAGGATTCTGGATGGCCATTCCGTGGGTGTGCACATTGGACAGACTACGAGCAACGTTATCGAGAATCCAAATGTACCAAATGATTCTTATGGAGTTCCAATTCACAATCCTGAGGCTCAAGACTTGAAAACCTCGGTGAAGTCTAATTCTAACGATAATAAAGGCTTACCACCGCCACCACTACCGGAATACGAACCATTCCACAACGAAAACCCACCAAAGAAGGAACATCCTCAAACAGGTGTGCATGGTCAGCTTAATTTACAATACGAAGTGCCCAAGGTAGAACCGCTTTCTATCGTAAAGACCGTTGGATTCGAGTTGTTACCTACAAATCCGTCAGTAACTTCGGATCATAGTGCAGGATTACCCACGTTAAAGTTACCCGTGCTTGATACCGGATCTCATTTGAATCACGGCAGTGGAGACTCTCACGCGTTCCATAATCTAGGAAATGATTTGTCGCTATCGCAAATATCTGTAAACGGCCTCTCCAATAACTATGGCCCGCCATTATCAAGCATTTCCTTtggaaaattgaattccatCGAATCGGGCATTCCTTTGCCACCACCTCCTGTTCTCGATTCATACGGCGCCCCTCCTCCTTCATCCTATTCGCCTAATGGTCCTTATCCAGCTGCCGAAGCAGGTCGAGCATCGTCGTTTGCTTCTTTCGCATTACACGGTAGCTCGCTTTTTAAGCAAAATTTGCATTACCATCGTCCCCACGGATCGTTTAGACATCCATTACCCCTTCCAGGTACCCTGATTCCTCCAAGAAACCGTGAACCGATTAAGTTCAAAGAATCCGTTCCTAGCGGACTTTTGACTAACCTTAACCGTTACTTGCCACCGCTGAGACACGTTGAGCTAGCCAAAGCGCCAAAAACTTACCTTCCGCCCTTATCGTTCGAACAGCAGTTACCTGCCCTCCATGCTCCAGTTGCTTTCAACAAACTACCTAGTGTCAGCTTGAATTCGCCAATAGCAGCTCCGAATGCCCAATATGGCACGCCATTATCCTTCAGCAACTTTAACACTCCAGCGCCAGTGTTGACGTACGGAGCGCCTAACTTTGGACCCGCTTCTTCCTTCGTCTCCACCTCCACTGGCTTTGGCAACAATTTATACGACAGCATCAGCAACACCATAACTACCACGTATGGCACCCCGGTAGTGAATTTACCGTTGTCGACAGGTGGTGGACATGATTGCGGTTTCGAACAGACGACTGGTACGCAGTATAGCTTTGAGGATCTCGGAAGCCACGCGTTAAACGTCGGCTCTCATGGCTCAAGTTTCGGGGCCGCTCTTTCCACTGGTCTCAATCAGAATTCGCTGTTTAAGGAGGGTTCCTTGTCAAACGGTTTTAGTGGGTTGGATATCACGCAGTCGATAGGTCAGCTAAGCCTAGAAAACATAGAGCAACCGAAAACCAACCTGAAGGACAGCTACGGCAGTTCGATAGGCGTGAGCTATGCCACTTCTGAAAACACGGACAACGTTTTGTCCAGCGACCACAGTCAATCGGCTGAAGTCACGAACGTACTTTCGGCGCCACCCGCTATACAATCTCAAGAGTCGTTCTCCTCGAACGCTCATTTCCAACAGGAGAACAGCGGGATAAAAGCTGAAGCGTTAACCGCGAGCTTGAACGAGCAAGGATACAGCCATGCAAAGAACCTAGCCTCGAACGAAGTGGACGCTAGTCAATTTCTGAATACCCACGAAGGCAGCGAAGCTCTGTCCCTGGCGAAGGGACTGACGGCCAATGGAGCCGACGGTTTCGAAGTTCAAGGTTCCAAGGGAACGTACACGTTGCAAATCCAAGCTGCTGATGGAGGATTAGGAACGGAGAATTCGGATGGTAGTATCAGGCATGATCAGGTGCTGTCTAATGGGCTCTTGCAGGATATCCTCGCGGCTATCGAACAGCCTGAACAAGGGCAGATACAAGTTCAAGGTCATCCGGAAGCACAGCAATTACAGCACGTGTTCAGCGATTTACCACAGGCTGGAAACATCGAAGTTCCTAAAGGACATTACATCACGGTAGCAGAGAACAATCAAAGGAAAGATTCTGATGAATTAGGTGGACAAGCTGACGATAGGAGCGAAGCCGAATTTAATAAAGGAGAGTCCACGAAAAAGGAGGCTGTCGCTCTTTTCTTCAACAATCAATACGGTGACTCGAGGAAAGAGATAAGGTCGGTGGCGAAAAACGAGAACGTGGCAACTGTTCTTTCGAACGATGGGAAGATTGTTAGCGGGACAAAGTCCTCTTAA
- the LOC105666091 gene encoding proline-rich extensin-like protein EPR1 isoform X2, which translates to MAITLLCVLLIGHHVQAVVNKAQPQVLANKEEEKSNEIKANERISNYGPPADDYGPPIGSNIKGPAPVYGPPELVGDQGPTPIYPPPPPDIPPPVYGPPLSSYGPPRIIKPLHVPPKQSFGPPLSPLPSKLSFGSLKLHYGPPKQHYGPPYSFASFRPPKLQYGPPLKFTSSVSNQYIAVGSSSLGPTKPAHGPAIPVSLDTYGAPPQKLAVQFTSQPNDNYGPPPPPSLPVVPEAQYGPPAGDLYRPPPPIPPPGVPAPPTPPDIKYDGWQPIAGLTNQHGQPANTYGPPSDEHRILDGHSVGVHIGQTTSNVIENPNVPNDSYGVPIHNPEAQDLKTSVKSNSNDNKGLPPPPLPEYEPFHNENPPKKEHPQTGVHGQLNLQYEVPKVEPLSIVKTVGFELLPTNPSVTSDHSAGLPTLKLPVLDTGSHLNHGSGDSHAFHNLGNDLSLSQISVNGLSNNYGPPLSSISFGKLNSIESGIPLPPPPVLDSYGAPPPSSYSPNGPYPAAEAGRASSFASFALHGSSLFKQNLHYHRPHGSFRHPLPLPGTLIPPRNREPIKFKESVPSGLLTNLNRYLPPLRHVELAKAPKTYLPPLSFEQQLPALHAPVAFNKLPSVSLNSPIAAPNAQYGTPLSFSNFNTPAPVLTYGAPNFGPASSFVSTSTGFGNNLYDSISNTITTTYGTPVVNLPLSTGGGHDCGFEQTTGTQYSFEDLGSHALNVGSHGSSFGAALSTGLNQNSLFKEGSLSNGFSGLDITQSIGQLSLENIEQPKTNLKDSYGSSIGVSYATSENTDNVLSSDHSQSAEVTNVLSAPPAIQSQESFSSNAHFQQENSGIKAEALTASLNEQGYSHAKNLASNEVDASQFLNTHEGSEALSLAKGLTANGADGFEVQGSKGTYTLQIQAADGGLGTENSDGSIRHDQVLSNGLLQDILAAIEQPEQGQIQVQGHPEAQQLQHVFSDLPQAGNIEVPKGHYITVAENNQRKDSDELGGQADDRSEAEFNKGESTKKEAVALFFNNQYGDSRKEIRSVAKNENVATVLSNDGKIVSGTKSS; encoded by the coding sequence ATGGCAATTACGCTGCTCTGCGTTCTGCTGATCGGACACCACGTCCAGGCAGTGGTTAACAAGGCGCAACCCCAAGTGCTTGCTAACAAGGAAGAAGAGAAATCGAACGAAATTAAGGCTAACGAAAGGATAAGCAATTATGGTCCACCTGCTGACGACTATGGACCACCGATCGGATCAAATATTAAAGGACCAGCACCGGTTTACGGCCCACCGGAACTAGTAGGTGATCAAGGGCCAACACCTATATATCCGCCACCACCGCCAGACATTCCACCACCTGTCTACGGACCACCATTATCTTCATATGGACCGCCACGAATTATTAAACCGCTTCATGTTCCACCGAAACAAAGTTTCGGCCCTCCTTTGTCTCCGTTGCCTTCGAAGCTGAGTTTTGGCTCGCTGAAACTTCATTACGGGCCACCGAAGCAACATTATGGACCACCGTATTCATTCGCTTCGTTTAGGCCACCGAAACTTCAATACGGTCCGCCATTGAAATTCACGTCCTCTGTGTCTAATCAATACATAGCCGTGGGATCTTCGAGTCTTGGGCCAACGAAACCGGCACACGGACCTGCCATTCCCGTATCTCTCGATACCTATGGCGCGCCTCCGCAAAAACTTGCTGTTCAATTTACTTCTCAACCGAATGACAACTACGGACCACCTCCTCCACCATCGCTTCCGGTGGTGCCCGAGGCACAGTATGGACCACCTGCTGGTGATCTGTATAGGCCACCTCCACCAATTCCTCCACCAGGAGTGCCAGCACCACCTACACCGCCCGATATAAAGTACGACGGCTGGCAACCTATTGCTGGATTGACCAATCAACATGGACAACCTGCGAACACTTACGGACCTCCATCCGATGAGCACAGGATTCTGGATGGCCATTCCGTGGGTGTGCACATTGGACAGACTACGAGCAACGTTATCGAGAATCCAAATGTACCAAATGATTCTTATGGAGTTCCAATTCACAATCCTGAGGCTCAAGACTTGAAAACCTCGGTGAAGTCTAATTCTAACGATAATAAAGGCTTACCACCGCCACCACTACCGGAATACGAACCATTCCACAACGAAAACCCACCAAAGAAGGAACATCCTCAAACAGGTGTGCATGGTCAGCTTAATTTACAATACGAAGTGCCCAAGGTAGAACCGCTTTCTATCGTAAAGACCGTTGGATTCGAGTTGTTACCTACAAATCCGTCAGTAACTTCGGATCATAGTGCAGGATTACCCACGTTAAAGTTACCCGTGCTTGATACCGGATCTCATTTGAATCACGGCAGTGGAGACTCTCACGCGTTCCATAATCTAGGAAATGATTTGTCGCTATCGCAAATATCTGTAAACGGCCTCTCCAATAACTATGGCCCGCCATTATCAAGCATTTCCTTtggaaaattgaattccatCGAATCGGGCATTCCTTTGCCACCACCTCCTGTTCTCGATTCATACGGCGCCCCTCCTCCTTCATCCTATTCGCCTAATGGTCCTTATCCAGCTGCCGAAGCAGGTCGAGCATCGTCGTTTGCTTCTTTCGCATTACACGGTAGCTCGCTTTTTAAGCAAAATTTGCATTACCATCGTCCCCACGGATCGTTTAGACATCCATTACCCCTTCCAGGTACCCTGATTCCTCCAAGAAACCGTGAACCGATTAAGTTCAAAGAATCCGTTCCTAGCGGACTTTTGACTAACCTTAACCGTTACTTGCCACCGCTGAGACACGTTGAGCTAGCCAAAGCGCCAAAAACTTACCTTCCGCCCTTATCGTTCGAACAGCAGTTACCTGCCCTCCATGCTCCAGTTGCTTTCAACAAACTACCTAGTGTCAGCTTGAATTCGCCAATAGCAGCTCCGAATGCCCAATATGGCACGCCATTATCCTTCAGCAACTTTAACACTCCAGCGCCAGTGTTGACGTACGGAGCGCCTAACTTTGGACCCGCTTCTTCCTTCGTCTCCACCTCCACTGGCTTTGGCAACAATTTATACGACAGCATCAGCAACACCATAACTACCACGTATGGCACCCCGGTAGTGAATTTACCGTTGTCGACAGGTGGTGGACATGATTGCGGTTTCGAACAGACGACTGGTACGCAGTATAGCTTTGAGGATCTCGGAAGCCACGCGTTAAACGTCGGCTCTCATGGCTCAAGTTTCGGGGCCGCTCTTTCCACTGGTCTCAATCAGAATTCGCTGTTTAAGGAGGGTTCCTTGTCAAACGGTTTTAGTGGGTTGGATATCACGCAGTCGATAGGTCAGCTAAGCCTAGAAAACATAGAGCAACCGAAAACCAACCTGAAGGACAGCTACGGCAGTTCGATAGGCGTGAGCTATGCCACTTCTGAAAACACGGACAACGTTTTGTCCAGCGACCACAGTCAATCGGCTGAAGTCACGAACGTACTTTCGGCGCCACCCGCTATACAATCTCAAGAGTCGTTCTCCTCGAACGCTCATTTCCAACAGGAGAACAGCGGGATAAAAGCTGAAGCGTTAACCGCGAGCTTGAACGAGCAAGGATACAGCCATGCAAAGAACCTAGCCTCGAACGAAGTGGACGCTAGTCAATTTCTGAATACCCACGAAGGCAGCGAAGCTCTGTCCCTGGCGAAGGGACTGACGGCCAATGGAGCCGACGGTTTCGAAGTTCAAGGTTCCAAGGGAACGTACACGTTGCAAATCCAAGCTGCTGATGGAGGATTAGGAACGGAGAATTCGGATGGTAGTATCAGGCATGATCAGGTGCTGTCTAATGGGCTCTTGCAGGATATCCTCGCGGCTATCGAACAGCCTGAACAAGGGCAGATACAAGTTCAAGGTCATCCGGAAGCACAGCAATTACAGCACGTGTTCAGCGATTTACCACAGGCTGGAAACATCGAAGTTCCTAAAGGACATTACATCACGGTAGCAGAGAACAATCAAAGGAAAGATTCTGATGAATTAGGTGGACAAGCTGACGATAGGAGCGAAGCCGAATTTAATAAAGGAGAGTCCACGAAAAAGGAGGCTGTCGCTCTTTTCTTCAACAATCAATACGGTGACTCGAGGAAAGAGATAAGGTCGGTGGCGAAAAACGAGAACGTGGCAACTGTTCTTTCGAACGATGGGAAGATTGTTAGCGGGACAAAGTCCTCTTAA